The DNA sequence CTCTTGCTCCCTCTCTtactccccctccctctctctctctttttccctccctccctccctctttctccccctccccccctccccaggtTCGTGAGTGGAGCCCAGCCTTATATGGACTGATCGCTCGGGCAATGGCCCATTTTTTCCTCGCCACCAGCCGCCACCGCGCGCCGAGCGGCCGCCGGAGCCCAAGCTGACGCCGCCTTGGCACCTCTCCTGGAGTTACAAACTAAGGCCGGGCCGGCGCTAGGCGCTCAGGCAGCCCAGCTCCCTGCGTCCATTTCCGCGTGCTTCCAGAGAAGACAGAGGCTCAGAGTTGGGCTTTATTCCGCCCCCCACTTTCCCCACTGgttctttctcttatttaaaaaaataataattacttcaATAATTAAAGcccatccccccttccctcccccaacccctccccccaaccccctcccccgccctccagggctggggagcgCTACGAATTGACCAAGTGAAGCTACAACTTTGCGGCATAAATTGCGGGGTCCTGAACCATGTCGCTGACCAACACAAAGACGGGGTTTTCGGTCAAGGACATCTTGGACCTGCCGGATACCAACGATGAGGAGGGCTCGGTGGCCGAGGGGCCGGAGGAGGAGAGCGAGGGGTCTGAGCCGGCCAAGAGGGCCGGGCCCCTGGGGCAGGGCGCCCTGGACGCGGTGCAGAGCCTGCCCCTGAAGAGCCCTTTCTACGACAGCAGCGACAACCCGTATACACGCTGGCTGGCCAGCACGGAGGGCCTCCAATACTCCCGTAAGTAGTGAAACTTGGCTGCTGCAGCCCTGACAGCCTCCATTCCTGCGGCTGTAGCCCGGACTGGACGCTGGGAGTTAAGGGGGAAAGAAGCCAAAGTCCAGATACTTCACCCTGggttcctagattttttttttttaacatttgtttggGATGCAATCTTTTCTCATGGTCAAGCCCCCTTAGTCTCTGCAAAAGACTTggtctcagcttttttttttttttcaacatgagAAATTAAGGaggcagagaagaaaggaaatgccTCCTAAGGGCTGGTTGCAGATGTCAACCGACACTGATAGCTTGGGCCCTAGACCCCAGACTCCAACCGCCGGGAGGGACTGGCCTGACACACTGGAACTAGCCAGCGAGCCTGGTCCAGGCTGCGGGTAGAGGGTGAGGGAGGCTTGGGGTGGCCTGGGTATAAGTAGCTCACCCTGCCCCCTGTGTGATCATAGAGGACGCTTTGTGCAGTGCAGGGGATGTTGAGAAAGAccgaaagaaaaaaggaaaaaaaaaaaagaaagcccccAAAACCTGCCTTAAATGGCCGAGACGATCAATGCCGGGATTGTGGGGAATTTCTCTTAAAAATCTGCCCACGTCTCTACAGAGAGGAATCAGCTTAAGGGGGCCGGAGCCCTTAACCCGCAATGATCTCCCAAGCACCCCCATCAATTCGCACCCACACTGTGCGAATCCCTAGAACCGTGAGTCCTAAGCCCCCACTCCTACTGATTTTCCCCTTTACCCTGGAAGACCCCGACGGCTTTCTCAGGCGTGGCGCAGGGTAGGGATCATCGCAGAGGCAGCCGCGCTGGGCTGCAGAGAGCTGAGGGCCAGAGGCCCACGGAAGAACGAGGTGCTCTAGCTCTGGCCCAGGCGGCGCGCGGCCTCCAGGCGCCTGACGCGCTTCTTTCCCCTCCAGTGCACGGGCTGGCGGCGGGCGCTCCCCCCCAAGACTCAAGCTCCAAGTCCCCCGAGCCCTCGGCTGACGAGTCACCGGACAATGACAAGGAGACCCCAGGCGGCGGGGGGGACGCAGGCAAGAAGCGGAAGCGGCGGGTGCTCTTCTCCAAGGCACAAACCTACGAGTTGGAGCGACGCTTCCGGCAGCAGCGGTACCTGTCGGCGCCAGAGCGCGAGCACCTGGCCAGTCTCATCCGCCTCACGCCTACGCAGGTAAAGATCTGGTTCCAGAACCACCGCTACAAGATGAAGCGCGCCCGGGCGGAGAAAGGTATGGAGGTGACACCCCTGCCCTCACCGCGTCGGGTGGCCGTGCCTGTCTTGGTCAGAGATGGCAAACCGTGCCACGCGCTCAAAGCCCAGGACCTGGCAGCTGCCACCTTCCAGGCAGGCATCCCCTTTTCGGCTTACAGTGCTCAGTCACTGCAACACATGCAGTACAACGCCCAGTACAGCTCGGCCAGCACCCCCCAGTACCCGACAGCACACCCCCTGGTCCAGGCCCAGCAGTGGACTTGGTGAGCACCGCCCCTCCGAGACTCGcggccccaggcccaggccccaccCCGGCgactgcggcggcggcggcggcagcgagGAGGACTCGGTCCATAcggtggttattattattattataattattattatagagTCGAGTTGACTCTGGGCTCCGTTGGGGAGGCGCCGGGAGGTTGCCTACGCCTCCTTGAAGTGGCAGATTCCATCCACCCGACTctgtccccatctctctctcctttgaaCCTTGGAGAGGGTTGAACTATAAGCCGTGTTTACAGAATGTTTGCGCAGCTTCGCTCCTTTGCCTCTCCCTGGGGGGTACCAGACCATCCCAGCGTAAAAGTCGTcacttgaaaatgagaaaaagagcgAACCCCCACCCCGCTTTCgtgaattttgtaaaatatgtttGTGTGAGTAGCGATATTGTCAGCCGTCTTCTAAAGCAAGTGgagaacactttaaaaaatatagagaatttttctttttttataagaaaatgctaCATATTTATGGCCATGTAAACGTCCTGACAACTGGTGGCAGATTTCGCTTTTCGTTGTAAATATCGGTGGTGATTGTTGCCAAAATGACCTTCAGGATGGGCCTGTGAACCCTGCAGGCCCAACTCCTTTCTTggtggtttgttttggtttggttatGTTTGGGTTacccctgttttcttttttgcttttaaaaaacattttgttcagtgcaaacatttttcaaatatgaaaaagaaaaaaaatgtgtaggcGACAAGCCGCCTGCCCCATTTTCCGGGTCCTGAGCCCCGGAACTTGGAGCTCAGCGGTTCCGGGCGGTTCCCCAAGAGCGCCGGGCGCTGAAAACTTTcgattttttaagtaattttaataaaaatcctgtgttaaaaaacaaacaaacaagcccaGACTTCCCGTTTGTCTGACTCTGTAGCCCTGCACCGGGCCAGAGGCCTTGGGCAAGTAACCAGGTCCGGCCGCACCCAGCGCTCGTTTGCACCCGCTTTCCGTCTCCCCAGGGTAGGAGGCCGGGGTACCGGGGCGCTGATGGAGCTCCCAGGACAGGCCTCATCCGGACTGCCGGACAGGGCTCTTAGGACCCGGGGCCGGAGTGGGAGCGCTCAGCCTCCAGCCTGCAAACGGTTGGCCCAAAGTCCGGGGTGGCCCTGCCTCTCTCGGGCCTCTTTCCTAGCTCTGTGCCTGTGTGAACTCCTGCATCCCGGCCTCCGGAGGAAAAGTGACTTTGAGAAACGCAAAGGCAAGGAGAGCATGCCCCCCTCGCTTGCCCAAATCTACGAGTGGCTCCTTCAGCCTGAGGAGCTGTTGAAGCCACTACACTCGATGACTTTCACTTTGTTGCGTTTGATTTACTTCGCGCTAAGAAGGGAGGGGGCTCTGAGGTTGAGACTGGTCGGCTTTCTTTctactccccacccccttttcgAAATCTGCGGACGAGTGGAGGCGTCGGAGCCGGCTCTAAGGCCTGGACGCAGAAAGAGTTTtgtggggggttttgtttgtttttgttttcccggGGGTGGGGTGTCGATTCCAAGCGCTCAAGGCTTTGACTATTAGTAGGGACACTCTGGGTTCtgggagcaggagagggaggggtggTTGCATCCTCCTCAAAGCTTTATGCCCCCGCCCCAGCCTGGGAGGGCGAGTCACTGGCGATTCCAGCAAACTGAGCTTTCTTCCTTCTTGCCGCCCCCGTCCTTTTTGGATTCCCAGCCTCTTTCTCCAAGACTGGATCCCTGGCTGGtcccctcccagccctgggcagTCCGCACGGTCTCCCCAGGCTAGTCCATAGGCATGGAGTTGGGTGAATTGTTCGAAAGTAGAGACTGGAGGTGGGTGGGGCACTCTGGCCGCCAGGGCTAGAGTAGGGGCAGAGGAAAGTGGGCAAACAGCCCCCTGCTAGCCCCCGGGAGTTTGCAATCCGTCCTTCCCCAGCAGAGAACTGACTCCATCCCACCCTCGTTTCTGGACCCGATCTCCTTGGCGGATGCTGGCGCACACTTGGCCACGCGGGGGAGCGTCTCAGGGGGGCTAGGCGGACGCGGGAGTGGGAGGCGCGGTGCACCTTTCTCCTCTATCTCCCGGATTTCCGAAATTACCCGCAGCTCTGTGGCTCAGAGCCCAGCGGGCGCTCTGAGATGCCTGGAGATTGAAAGTCAGCTTATTTGGAAATAGTATCTCTTGTTTTCTCCGGAGCTCCCACCGTAAAgactggggagggggaggtgagAAGGCCAGGCAAAGGGAGCGGTCCCAGCtgactttctccctcccttcagtTGATGATCAGATTTAATTCAATATCTAAAGCAAACATGATTATCCGTGTGACCAAATCTGCGCGTCAATAGCACTCAGCGCAACACGCCCAGGGACGTGATTACACTTTATTCTCGTGTTGCGTACCGGCCCCTGGATAATTGAGGGCGCGGGAGTCTTTCTAATATCCCTGGAAAGGTTCTATCGCATCTCCAGGTTCATCCGCGGGGAAAGGAGCAGTTTCCCTAAATAGTGAAAAGTCTCCCTTTGTTCTCCTCACAAGCTTGGAAATGTTTGGGGTTTTGTCTTGCTATTAGAAAAGGCCAGAAATTTCCCTTCAAATTGTTTGTTGTGCAATGTTCAACCTGCCCTGGTAACAACCACTCAACAATCTTCTAGCAACTTCCCCTAACCCGGGATccttgggggagggaaggaagtgggTGTTCAGGGTCGGCTGAAGAGGGGTTGTCAAAAGGCCTCGGGCGCAGCCTGGAAGACTCAAGTTGGTTTGTTTGTACCAGATCCTAGGCCTACCAAGGGCCAAGAATAATCACCAGAACCTTCCAGGCCtgcagggaagaagggagaagcaAAGAAGGTCCAAACTTTTGCAGATTTTCACCGAGTATGGGTTGAAGACACATTTGGGTTGGTGGACAGGCCCCCAGACCTGCAGTCCGGGTGTGTTGCTGATTCTGCCAAGAGCCTGGAGGTGGGCCCGGCGCCCGCCTCTCTGTCCTCGGGTCCCCGTGGAGTCAATAAAAGCTCCCGCGGAGCCCTGTGTGGCCCTAACCCCAGCGCCCTGGGAGCGCACCCGGCGCGGGGTCCGCTTTGGCAGTCTATCTTCGCCCAATCTACAGCGGGCCCTACAAAACGGCACAATGGGAAAGCTGGGAGCCGGAGATGTTAGAGGCGTGCATATTaaaaagggacagagaaaggatcgcaggggacagagagaggggaagagggagaaggggctcaccctcccccccccccgccccaccccgcACCATTCAGCGCGCTTATCGCGGGCAGTGAATCCCGGAGTCAGGCAGAAGTCTCCTTGGGGTTTTGTTGGGCCTGTCACTGGGTCCCTTTGTCATCCTCGGACTCCATGCTGGATTCCATATGGCCAGCTGGGCCGAGGGAGCGCGAGGAGGGACCCGCACAAAACCCAAATTGTGTCCGGCTTTCAAACCCTGTATTGTTGTCTGTGAAAGGAAGACGCATTAAAAATTCGTGCTATATCTATtggggaggaggatggaggaggggaaaaaagccACCCCTGTCTTTGATGGCTTCAGAGG is a window from the Urocitellus parryii isolate mUroPar1 chromosome 6, mUroPar1.hap1, whole genome shotgun sequence genome containing:
- the Nkx2-2 gene encoding homeobox protein Nkx-2.2; this translates as MSLTNTKTGFSVKDILDLPDTNDEEGSVAEGPEEESEGSEPAKRAGPLGQGALDAVQSLPLKSPFYDSSDNPYTRWLASTEGLQYSLHGLAAGAPPQDSSSKSPEPSADESPDNDKETPGGGGDAGKKRKRRVLFSKAQTYELERRFRQQRYLSAPEREHLASLIRLTPTQVKIWFQNHRYKMKRARAEKGMEVTPLPSPRRVAVPVLVRDGKPCHALKAQDLAAATFQAGIPFSAYSAQSLQHMQYNAQYSSASTPQYPTAHPLVQAQQWTW